AAGATGTTTGTCAGCACATGCCTCTCAACTCACACCATTTCCTCAagcttaaagggaccctgaaacaCCTTTTGAGGAGAGCACATCAGCTCACTCAATCACTTCATTgagttgtcatgaacacctgagacaaataatacacttctgcatgcagcagagaacccaaaATCAGGCACGAAAGTTGGTGAGCCCTTCCCGGTGACTTttttatgctcgcaccctcctctgtcgCTCAAACCTGCGTATGCAAGtcgagaggtggctattggtcaGAGTCTTTCAGACGGCAAGCAACTATCATGGCTGCGGCCAGTAAGCCGCatagctccggtgggtcaggaacCTCTGCCCTCGGAGGTGGGGCTGGCAGAGTAGcaccgaccttccagcgtgcaaaagtgacgagaggagagggaaatgcGCTGATGCCGAAATTCAAATTTCGACTACAGATAACTGAGCTTCTACAAAGCGATTAAAAAATTCTCCCTGAACAATTTTCGTGGAGTGGcttgctttaacatcccaggcataccgcaattTTATTAGAGCacttttcagagcccctttaacaagTTTCCAAACGTATGCGCTGCCTAGAAAACACGGCAAAATGATATACAACACAGGCACTTCATTGCTTGTGTTGGTTGTCATTTTGTCCCCGTGTGTTTTCTAAGCAGCACATAGATTTGGGAAGATGATCAACCAATTTGCCTCTGTGTTAGCAGTGTAAGCTTAACAAACCCATTATAGTTACTTTAGAACCACGAGTTTTTACTGATATGCGCAAAGAAGCGGAGCTGTTGAAGACGAGTGCCTAGTTGTACTGCAAGGAGACAAGTATCGGTTGAGGCAAGGACGTTTGCGTTTTGTGGTGTCATGAGCGATCCAGCATTCATTTTCTTATGGCCTGTAGTTCCTATAGCCATTCCTGCAATAATTCCTATAGCAAAATTTCTCCTCCATGTCCATTTAACTTTCTGCGTTTCAGCTGCTTAGGCAGCATCCAAGTCACACTGAACACGCGTGTCACCTCTTACTTCCGGAGAGGCACATATGGGCTCTTCCGGCTTCCACAGGCCTTACTTTCTTCATACCGTCCTCTGCCTGATTGGCTGGTCCAAGCTGCTGTGTCAAGAGCAATTAATCTCCCTTGAATAGCAACTAATTAGTCGTGAACTACAAATAACTGTACTTACTGACAAACGCAACTGAGTAACCTGCTCGTGTACAGAACATGTCAAGTTCTGACTATTTCAGTCCAGAAAATGGTACACGATTGAGACCTGCGGCAAGAGAACTGTTAACAAGTGTAACCAacgaactgtagcgcaaccaagatgaacacaagaaagaggcacacaggactagcgctagtcctgtgtgcccttttcttgtgttcgtcttggttgcgctacagttctttggttacaacatgcaccatctagcccaacaaaaagttcttgtTAACAAGTGCCATGTGAATTCAAAGCATTACTAGTAAATTATAGTGAGCGGTGTATTACACATGCGCCGAGGTCGCGGAGACCTACACCTCGAATGAAGCTTCGTAACCGCTCCTTTTTTTGCACACACTTGCCAGTGGGAACAGGTATCGGTACTGCGAGCCGTTTTAAGCTGAGGATATATGGCGCTGACGTACACTGGCGCCATTAACGATGCCCTCGCCTTCGCGCCATTTCTCAGCGATGTTTTGGAGCCAGACTGCGTCGGAGACGTACGAAATACCTGTAATCAACTTGTTTTGCTCTAGACGGCGTCGCAGACGAATGAAATACCTGTAATAGACTTGTTTTGCTATCCCTCTCACGCCACCACTCCGCACCTTAATCGCTGCCTATTACGAAACCACCGCGCGCGGCGTCTGTGACAGCTGGGACGGCTTCAGCGTTCGGAGTCGCGTACTTGTGGTAGAGCGCGCCACACGGGCCGGCGCGCTCTAGGTTGAAGCGAGAACGACGGGACGTGCCGATTTCAAGGCCAAGCGCTTCTAATTTTAGAAGCGTTGTTATTCGCCGCGGGAGCAGTCTGGCGTGCGTAGCTGCCATCCCGCTTTCTAAAGCAGACGGCTCGCAAACACAAACGGGACACGCCTTCACAAGCGCGTGTTCGGTTCTCATCGGCACGTGCCGGCGTGTTCACTTTTATACTGTTCGCGCCTCTATGCAGCACCTTCAGTTAAACTCAAAGACCAAATCGGTTATTGCTCCGGCGTCGGATTGAAACACGTATATATCAAGCAGATAGTGCGTCCAGAGGGAAACTGCTTAAAAATGAATTTGACTAAACTAGGCTAGTTAAACCACTTGACGAAAGCCTTCATTGGTCGCAATTAACTTCCAATATATTAGGTCAGCGTAACTGCATACATTTTTAAAACAGACAAATTCGTCCACTGACTCAGGAAAGGGTTAGCGCGAGGGGAGATGCCGCCAGTCCCCTCTTCGAAAAGGAGAAGGCTTGTGCTCTCCAAACATTTTTCGATAGCAAAAATGTattgatttttaaaaatttttaacTTGCAAATTTTGAATGTTATTCTAAAGGAAGAATTTAAAAATAATTCAAATTCGTATGTAATTATGAAGCTTGAATTAAATCTGCAGAAGATGATGTGGCTTCTACAGGAGCTCCACGCAGACTTGTTTAAGCCGTTGCGCATGCCTTCGTCGACTTGACTTCATTGTGCTCAGCGCTGACGCCATCACAAATCTAAATTTTCCGAAGCAAATATAGCTAAAGCGCCAACTTCTGTTAGGGATTCAGCTTCATCAACGGCTCAGGAAGGTTCCCAATAACGGCTCTCGCTGCAAGAAAATGATCATGCTTTTCGGGGGTGATCGGTAACTGCATAGTGTCATTTTACTTGTATATAGAGCAGTGCCTCTTACCGCGATTTAGAAATAATCACAGACGCTTTCAAAAAGGCTTGCATCTGCACGTATACTCTCCTTGCAGTTAAATGGCCACCTCACCGTGTCGTGTGTTTGGCTGTTGCTATAAACTGGACTCAGTCCTTGCACCTATGGGTGCGgttatctcgatttttttttccgtCCCAGAACTTATATACGCTGCTAGAAATGATGAAACAGGATCTCCAGAGGGCATGTGGCATCATTAGCACCGAATTTCCAAGTTAGAAATTCcaagtaggaggaggaggaggaaaggaatgGAGAATTTCCAGTTACCATTGTACACACATAGTTTCGTTTGAACTTCACTTCTCGTTGTGCCTAATTATTCGTTCTCACCAGACAGCGGCACCAATTCGTGCTTCCGGTATAGAAAGGGGGCGTTAGCGCAGGCATCATTTCAGGTGCTGCTTCCGGCTGATTATAGAATGACGTAGCCGACAACACGGGCGTGTTTGGCTTTCCGTGCGCACGCGTTCCCTTACTCCAATTATGCCGTTTCACTCCGCAGTAGGGCGCTGGCTTTCATGCCGGTTGGAGCTCGCGCGACATTGTAAAAGGGCTGGAAGGATGTATGTGGTACTGCGAGAAAGCCGGGAATGGTTTTGGCATCATGACGGGAGGATGGCACCGGCTGCACTTTCCAGAAGTTGATTCGCACACGAGGTGGAGGTTGAGGTGGAAACATATGGAGGAAGGCATGCAAACAGGTGGAGTGCCAGAGCGCATGGCGCGATCGTTTTAGCAATAACTTTGAACTGCTCTATAGAGGTTGTGGAGCTAGGCTAGTCGCATTGAGGGAAAAACTATGGGGGCGATTATCGCGCGACAGTTTGGAAGCTGTCGCTAGAAAAAAATCAAGTCAAACCTGATGCCACAGGTGGCCGCATCATGTGAAATATTCACGGCGGATGGTCGATGGTATCCTTGACAGTTAGCAGCTAGGGTGCTGAAGTACGTACGCGTCTGATTATTCTTCGCTAAAACAGCGCAGTACGCAGTGGTAACGCACGTAACCATTGTCTACGATagcacttctgttgggcctagttggtgcatggtgatagtagatgatcgatgtgcgcaaaacattggATAAACCACGTACATTCCCGCGTACGTGGCGCGTCATGCGCCAGTTCTTGTGTTTCTCCCGTTGTCTACGAGGCCGTCGGAATGCAGTTGTCTTCGTCGGAAGTACCTGAtacttgatttaatatctgctgctggtccttggacacAAGATATTACACTtgtttttggaatatggcggagtgctagacgcactctggcacgggtctacccggtattgcactgcctccgggattggcccggggcatattggcgcgtgccttttctttctatctttgctctcctatcctttaagtttcctactttcagcacgcggcagcgagcgtggctcggtttgagccagtaggcaggcccgtgctctttccttttccttcttcctctcaaaaACATCAATCAATGCAGTTGTCTTCTCTTCGAAGATAGTCTCGGACGTTTCAATCTGAATACGAACCAATAATGGGCACGCATTAGCCAAGCATTACGTATACTCTTATTGGGGTCCGTGTATACAACCCGAAAATGAGAAATGCTCGTGCCTCCAACCAATGCTTTCTCCATGCAGTTGGACGACGGCAGCCTCTACCGTAACCATGCCCAAAACAAACTGCGTTTTAAAGATCTTCAAAAGACAACTCCATGACGTGCTAGCCCTGAGGTGAAGTGTGATAACGGGAGGCGCACTGTGACTCCCCACCCCGAAGCTTACCTTAATCGCATCAGCACACATACAACATTATATCCAAAGCGCCCACTGCTCGGCTTACACGGCCCGTTTGATCTACGGTCACCTGATATCTCTCACTGGCCACCAGGCGAAACGCGTAGTGTGATTAGCACGTATCCAACTGCTATGCTGTTTTTTCCAGGGGAAGCCGCATATAAAGTCTAGTCGGGTATGACTGAAGGGCGCAGCAACAAATGCGTCTCAAAGGAGGCACTTGAGCAGACTTTTCGTGATGTGACGGCTAATCCGATTAATTCAGGGCTAATCCCCTAGCACTCACCAATCCCCTACAATAGGTGCAAGGAGTTAATTAGctgcgacgtcatgacaattcgccgatgccattggctgaatGACTTTCTTTGAGGTGCATTTGCCCGTGTTTGAGTTTTATCTGGCTATATCGTCGCAAAGCAAACTGAGTAGCCTTCTGCAGCAGTCCTGTTTATGGcgttatagggtttaacgtcccaaagcgactctggctatgatggacgccgtagtggattgCTCTGGATAATTCgggccacctggagttctttaacgtgcactgacatcgcacagtgcacggggaacagaatttcgcctccatcgaaatgcgaccaataACCacgccgaaagacgcgggtttgatcccggcctgTTGTAAGTGCTACCTGCTGCCCCAGTTGgcaatgtcaatttttttttgcggccGAAAAGGAAGGGCCAAACACTCAAACATGGCAGTTCAAAGACGCCTGTGCAAAGACTGCGAGAGGGTCGAGAGCTTTTATGACGAGATCCACAAGTCTTTCGAACTCTTTTCGAAACAACTCGCACATAAAACAGGGATTCAATAAAGCACAAACCAACCGGCATAAATATGTACGCGACAGCTGCCAGTGGTGCTCTCAAACACTACAGTCACTCACACATGTCTAGTGGGAGCATGAGATCTGAGGCCTTTATAAACACAGCTGTGGCTTGTAAAAGATGACGTAACGCGACGAGCTTGATCGCATATATTAACCATACTGTATTTACACACAAAAAAACTCGGCGAGGCTCTGATCGCCTTCTCGTAAAAATGCTGGTTAATTTTTTTGACTGGAACCTTCCATGGCAATACGTTTCATGTATACATGACTGCACCAGACCTTGTCTTTTATAACTTCCTGACGCATCGtaagcaaatttgtctcctgtactTGTCCCACAAGAGGAAATCGTAATTTTGCGCTGCGCCCATCATTACAGAGTTTGCCGCGCAGAATTTGCAAATCGTTGCTTCGGAGATGGGACAGGGCGCGCCGAAGTCAACGCATTATCGCAGACTACGACCAATGTTTCACGCCACGCGTGCGGGTTTTAGTCGGGACAACGAGCAGATATGTACTACTTCATGTCCATCACACAGCAAGAGTCAATGGACGATCTTCACGCTCGGTTGCTAACGCAGAAAAACATTCACAACCTTGCTGTGGCTTAGTGGGTGACACGCCAAATTAATCTGCTGAATGGctttgcacgaaaaaaaaaaacaattcgctCACATACGTCAACGACTCTTCCGACCTTCGTTTTCGCCAAGAAATCTCGGCTACCCTGCTTAATGCGCACACAGAGCATGGCAGGCACCATTGTAACCTGTAGGCACGGGCATGATTCCGCCTTTCACGAGAACGGAAATGAGAGCCCGGCACTTAGCCGGTGGAATCGTCCAGTGAGAGGTCTCTGTGTGACACGGCTTTCGCCGAACATACTAAGGACTATAGCCCTCGCAGCTGTTTCGACTCGGCTGCACAACACTGCAGACCCGTAAGAGATCACTCCGCACAGGAGGCCTTCCAAGGACTGATCCTTTGGCCCACGCGGACACTAATGCACAGCACCGCACCGCAAACGAAGAGTTCACACAGGACTAGCTGGCAGAAGTTCTCGGGGGAACCTACCGAGAAGTGACCTTCGAGGCCGTACCACGGAACACTACAGGGTTGCGCATCCTAGCCTCCGGAACCTTCTGTCCTGGAGGTCACATTATACATCTGCATCAAGTCGTCCCAAAgcctgtaccgctgctcgacaaTGCTGGGCGTTCCCAGATGGGTGAACATGATCTTGGGCTTGACGCTAGGCGCCGTCTCGTTCGGGTAGAGGTCGTAGTACTGGCGCAGCTGCACGTGACCCACGCCGGCCACCTTGGCCAGTATGCCGGTCGAGTAGACGTCATCGATCCAGAGGAACGTGGCCTGGCGCGAGGCGTTGAACAGCATGGGCAGCGTCCTGACCGGCAGAATGAAGGCCATGCCCCCGCAGTAGGTGGGGTACATGCGGGCCGGGTACTCCTGGCGGGTGACGAACCACTTGGACTTGCGGTTGCGCACCACCGGCGTTCGCTTCCAGGCGAGGCAGTGGATGCTAGCGTCGTCCGTGACGTTCTTGAGGTAGTCGGCGAGCAGGAACACGTTGACCAGCGCGTCGTCGTCGATCTTGACGACGAAGCGAACCGCGTCTCGGCAGTTGTCGGAGGCCCACTTGAGGCCATAGACGAACTTGTAGGTCAGGTTGCGGTACGTGTCCATGAACGGGAACACGACCAAGTCCCCGAGGCTGCGGGCCTCTTCGAGCACAGCCTGACGCACGGTGCGGTTCTTGGACTGGCCCACGAAGAAGACGAGCGCAGAGTTGAGCTGCTCGCTGACGAACGGGTCGCCCAGGGTGTTGCGCAGGAACTGGCGGTGCGACACGTGCTCCGAGGCGGTGTGCACGAAGAAGAGCACGTCCAGGGGCCCCTGGCAGAGCGCCTGCACCTTCCAGCCGTCCAGCGAGGGGGGCAGGTCGTAGTCGACGGTGACGCGCTGGTCGTGCATCGAGAGGCGCATGGTGACCAGGAAGACCATGCCCAGCAGGAAGGTGGCCGCGGCGAAGAAGAAAGTCTTGACGCACATCTTGCTGCGGCAGATGGCTTGCCAGGGCACACCGGCGGGCGCCGCGAACAGGTCGGCCGAGTCTGCGTAGCAGGAGTGGGATGCATTGAGCCACATtgtaacaaataataataatcataataattggtttttgaggaaaggaattggcacagtatctgtctcatatatctcggtggacacttgaaccgcgctgtaaggtaagggataaaggagggagtgaaagaacaaaggaagaaagaggtgcccgtagtggagggttccggaataatttcgaccacctggggatctttaacgtgcactgacactgcacagcacacgggcgccttagcgttttgcctccataaaaacgcagccgccgcggtcgggttcgaaaccgggaactccggatc
This portion of the Amblyomma americanum isolate KBUSLIRL-KWMA chromosome 10, ASM5285725v1, whole genome shotgun sequence genome encodes:
- the LOC144106951 gene encoding beta-1,3-galactosyltransferase 5-like, translated to MHYRRYAYSHDSADLFAAPAGVPWQAICRSKMCVKTFFFAAATFLLGMVFLVTMRLSMHDQRVTVDYDLPPSLDGWKVQALCQGPLDVLFFVHTASEHVSHRQFLRNTLGDPFVSEQLNSALVFFVGQSKNRTVRQAVLEEARSLGDLVVFPFMDTYRNLTYKFVYGLKWASDNCRDAVRFVVKIDDDALVNVFLLADYLKNVTDDASIHCLAWKRTPVVRNRKSKWFVTRQEYPARMYPTYCGGMAFILPVRTLPMLFNASRQATFLWIDDVYSTGILAKVAGVGHVQLRQYYDLYPNETAPSVKPKIMFTHLGTPSIVEQRYRLWDDLMQMYNVTSRTEGSGG